A part of Paenarthrobacter sp. A20 genomic DNA contains:
- a CDS encoding ABC transporter ATP-binding protein: MPSSSAIPSCPPGRNKQAPWKVSRLFTVALFANGRWKLLLAGCAGLGLHQVSEALVPATIGAAVDNAIQPNNFGALLGWLGALAVVFVVLALSWRLGTLATERSFLLSSHDLRQLAVERTLHPRGMAARRAPGEIVAIASSDADRVAGLAWLIAGALAATAGVVTSAVTLLLISVPLGLAVLIATPVMLLVMRRLTKPLEDRSDVEQSTAARAGALATDFITGSRPLKGLGAEDAAVTRYRTASRTSLVAGLRAVRSRSAYNGASTALSAAFLAGIAFFAAWFAVQGSITVGQLVAVVGVTQFVQGPMTALGFLSVELARKRASAARIAVLLAEPDAVPAPESEERTTAAATSAATLTSRGEPVPLLELRPGSGDAAFPPFTASAGEIVGVVLPSGTQARLLVDTLGFRTPAPRGLVAIDGQDAADLDPVHVRSRIFADSHDGVLFRGSVRENVAAADAQLEERAMAAAAVGDFVSQLAEGTETVLTGHGQSLSGGQRQRLVLGRSLHQKQAVLVLHDPTTAVDTATEAVIADGLRNFPDKALVLVTTSPTLLAVCHRVVMGGSGAAASETGTHRELLATSAGYRGVVGS, translated from the coding sequence ATGCCCTCCAGTTCTGCCATTCCGTCCTGCCCACCCGGGCGTAACAAGCAAGCACCCTGGAAGGTCTCCAGACTCTTCACCGTCGCACTGTTCGCCAACGGCCGCTGGAAGCTCCTGCTGGCCGGTTGTGCCGGGCTTGGACTGCACCAGGTCAGCGAGGCTTTGGTCCCTGCAACCATCGGCGCCGCAGTGGACAACGCCATTCAACCGAACAATTTCGGCGCCCTCCTCGGATGGCTCGGCGCGTTGGCTGTGGTGTTCGTCGTGCTGGCACTTTCCTGGCGGCTTGGCACACTGGCCACCGAGCGTTCCTTCCTTCTGAGCTCCCACGACCTCCGGCAACTTGCCGTGGAGCGCACCCTGCACCCCCGCGGGATGGCCGCCCGGCGCGCACCCGGCGAAATTGTTGCCATTGCATCCTCCGACGCTGACAGGGTGGCCGGCTTGGCGTGGCTGATCGCCGGCGCCCTCGCTGCCACGGCCGGCGTCGTCACATCAGCCGTCACACTCCTCCTCATTTCCGTCCCCCTGGGACTGGCCGTTCTCATTGCGACTCCCGTGATGCTGCTGGTCATGCGCCGGCTCACCAAACCCTTGGAGGACCGAAGCGACGTGGAGCAGTCGACGGCGGCCCGCGCCGGCGCCCTGGCGACGGACTTCATCACGGGATCACGACCCCTCAAAGGCTTGGGCGCCGAAGATGCAGCCGTGACCCGCTATCGGACCGCCAGCCGGACCTCCTTGGTGGCGGGGTTGCGGGCTGTCCGCTCCCGATCTGCCTACAACGGCGCCAGCACCGCGCTGTCCGCAGCGTTCCTGGCCGGAATCGCCTTCTTCGCGGCCTGGTTCGCCGTCCAGGGCAGCATCACAGTGGGACAGTTGGTGGCAGTTGTTGGCGTGACCCAATTCGTTCAGGGCCCCATGACCGCCCTTGGCTTCCTCAGCGTCGAACTCGCTCGGAAGCGCGCCTCAGCGGCCCGCATAGCAGTCCTGCTCGCGGAACCGGATGCTGTCCCCGCACCTGAATCAGAAGAACGCACGACGGCGGCAGCCACCTCAGCAGCAACGCTCACCTCCCGGGGCGAACCAGTCCCGCTGCTGGAACTCCGGCCCGGCTCCGGCGACGCTGCTTTCCCTCCCTTCACAGCCTCGGCCGGCGAAATCGTGGGCGTCGTTCTTCCCAGCGGTACTCAAGCCCGGCTCCTGGTGGACACCCTGGGCTTTCGCACGCCCGCTCCCCGCGGATTGGTGGCCATCGATGGCCAGGACGCCGCAGACCTGGACCCGGTCCACGTCCGGTCCAGGATCTTCGCAGACAGCCATGACGGAGTGCTGTTCCGCGGCAGTGTCCGCGAGAACGTCGCAGCAGCCGACGCCCAACTGGAGGAACGCGCCATGGCAGCTGCCGCCGTCGGGGACTTCGTCTCGCAACTGGCCGAAGGCACCGAAACTGTACTTACCGGGCACGGCCAGAGCCTGTCCGGCGGTCAGCGTCAGCGACTGGTCCTGGGCCGTTCCCTGCACCAAAAGCAAGCGGTGCTGGTCCTGCACGACCCCACTACCGCCGTCGATACCGCCACCGAAGCCGTGATCGCCGATGGCTTGCGGAACTTCCCTGACAAGGCCTTGGTGCTGGTGACCACCAGTCCCACGCTGCTGGCCGTCTGCCACCGGGTGGTGATGGGCGGAAGCGGCGCTGCTGCATCTGAAACCGGCACGCACCGCGAACTGCTTGCCACGTCCGCTGGCTACCGCGGGGTGGTGGGCTCTTGA
- a CDS encoding AraC family transcriptional regulator, giving the protein MTRQALSQSGQSVPPVDAEPDLRPVAPDEDPASFPVYGVYTGYFECATPATWTEHVHETHELLWGARGVLTVEADGGFYAVPATLGLWIPAGVVHAVKSTQGTGFYCSHIDARVAPNLAARTVAVTVPTAAQELLRHMSNFDMDDSLRRRSERVVLGLLDVVDARPMLLPMPTDPRLELIARALLDNPALDRSLEEWSIEVSISVRNLSRLFHKETGMTFAQWRIHARVRVALGLLAAGYPVSSVSRRVGYNNPSAFVQVFRKVMGHTPGWYVSSLKAGNHHSLAGSE; this is encoded by the coding sequence ATGACCCGCCAAGCTTTATCGCAATCCGGACAGTCCGTACCGCCGGTGGATGCAGAGCCGGACTTGCGGCCGGTAGCCCCCGACGAGGACCCGGCGTCCTTTCCGGTGTACGGCGTCTACACGGGATACTTCGAGTGCGCCACGCCCGCGACGTGGACTGAACATGTCCACGAAACCCATGAGCTGCTATGGGGTGCCCGTGGCGTGCTGACCGTTGAGGCCGATGGCGGCTTCTATGCTGTTCCGGCCACCTTGGGGCTATGGATTCCCGCGGGCGTGGTCCATGCCGTGAAATCCACGCAGGGGACCGGGTTTTACTGTTCGCATATTGATGCGCGGGTTGCCCCGAACCTGGCAGCTCGGACCGTGGCGGTCACGGTGCCCACTGCGGCTCAGGAGCTGTTGCGCCATATGAGCAATTTCGACATGGACGACTCCCTGAGGAGGCGTTCGGAGCGGGTGGTGCTGGGGTTGCTCGACGTAGTGGATGCGCGCCCCATGCTGCTGCCGATGCCCACCGATCCGCGGCTGGAACTCATTGCCCGCGCCCTCCTGGACAACCCCGCCCTGGACCGCTCGCTGGAGGAATGGAGCATCGAAGTATCCATCAGTGTCCGCAACCTGTCCCGCTTGTTCCACAAGGAAACCGGCATGACGTTTGCGCAGTGGCGCATCCATGCCCGGGTGCGCGTGGCGCTGGGATTGCTGGCGGCGGGGTATCCGGTGTCGTCCGTCAGCAGGCGGGTGGGCTACAACAACCCCAGCGCCTTTGTTCAGGTGTTCCGGAAGGTCATGGGGCACACCCCCGGTTGGTACGTGTCCTCACTTAAGGCCGGAAACCACCACTCTTTGGCCGGTTCCGAATAG
- a CDS encoding ABC transporter substrate-binding protein: MISRTKTMSAAVAALASAALLLSGCATTDASATATSETRTVQSEVKEVVMPAEPKKALGMYTTDLDMLITLGIPLASQQPIRDSGYSGFPYFFDQDALKDITPFTNYPEFNFEAILKAQPDVILNGLGYEKELDAKLSDIAPTYTFNGFDGSDWRTKFKTVAEAFGKTGQYQAWMDKYQAKVDDVKKRLAEAGKSDLVIGPVDYYEDQVSVSCYGTPCLVIKDLGLKVSPLADGEGVKLSAEQLEQLNGIDAIITTEVPEKDGANPDAFAPLANNKLWTSLPFVANKQIHTYDLEMIYGSPSGQYALLEKFEKALLS; encoded by the coding sequence GTGATTTCACGCACCAAAACCATGTCCGCCGCCGTTGCGGCCCTGGCCTCCGCAGCTCTTCTCCTGAGCGGATGCGCCACCACCGACGCCAGCGCCACCGCCACATCGGAAACCCGGACGGTCCAAAGCGAGGTCAAGGAAGTAGTCATGCCGGCCGAGCCCAAGAAGGCTCTGGGCATGTACACCACGGACCTGGACATGCTCATCACCCTCGGGATTCCGCTTGCCAGCCAGCAGCCCATCCGCGACAGCGGTTACTCGGGCTTCCCGTACTTCTTCGACCAGGACGCCCTCAAGGACATCACACCGTTCACCAACTACCCGGAGTTCAACTTTGAGGCCATCCTCAAGGCGCAGCCGGATGTCATCCTGAACGGCCTGGGTTACGAGAAGGAGCTTGACGCCAAGCTCTCCGACATCGCCCCGACCTACACTTTCAACGGATTCGACGGCAGCGACTGGCGCACCAAGTTCAAGACCGTCGCCGAGGCCTTCGGCAAGACCGGGCAGTACCAGGCGTGGATGGACAAGTACCAGGCCAAGGTTGACGACGTGAAGAAGCGTCTGGCCGAGGCAGGCAAGAGTGACCTGGTCATCGGCCCGGTGGACTACTACGAAGACCAAGTATCGGTCAGCTGCTACGGAACGCCGTGCCTGGTCATCAAAGACCTCGGTTTGAAGGTTTCCCCGCTGGCCGATGGTGAAGGCGTCAAACTCAGCGCCGAGCAGCTCGAACAGCTCAACGGAATCGACGCCATCATCACCACCGAGGTCCCCGAAAAGGACGGCGCCAACCCTGATGCCTTCGCTCCTTTGGCCAACAACAAGCTGTGGACCTCGCTGCCCTTCGTGGCCAACAAGCAGATCCACACCTACGACCTCGAAATGATCTACGGCTCCCCGAGCGGCCAGTACGCACTGCTGGAGAAGTTCGAAAAGGCCCTCCTGTCATGA
- a CDS encoding siderophore-interacting protein, which yields MMGIYRAEVVATRKLTPGMVRITFGGPGLAGFDTTGVGDEYLRVFLPDPGTHEARLPISTGDSWDWSEGVEPSAMRTYTVRAVDAAAGTVDIDFVVHDGGLAASWAQRAQVGDAVGLNSPTGLYEPPAGLQWQILLADATGLPAVARLVEQTPPGVRTRVLIEVEDPSHQQELTLGAGTEVAWIHGGNGHSQSRLDEVLKSMEFPGGVGYIWVAGETKVLRGIRKYLRHEKKLTPESYKLIGYWTDKSEAWEERWENLDAETRRWFDDLWSNEKRDREEIVDLQDAKFELLGL from the coding sequence ATGATGGGCATCTACCGGGCCGAGGTAGTCGCTACCCGCAAGCTCACCCCCGGAATGGTCCGGATCACCTTTGGCGGTCCAGGGCTGGCCGGCTTCGACACCACGGGTGTCGGCGACGAATACCTCCGTGTGTTCCTGCCGGATCCGGGCACCCATGAGGCTCGCCTGCCGATCTCCACCGGGGACTCCTGGGATTGGTCCGAGGGCGTCGAACCGTCCGCCATGCGGACCTACACGGTCCGCGCTGTGGACGCCGCTGCAGGAACCGTGGACATCGACTTCGTCGTCCACGACGGCGGTTTGGCAGCTTCGTGGGCGCAGCGCGCCCAGGTGGGTGACGCCGTCGGGCTTAACTCGCCTACCGGACTGTATGAACCGCCGGCCGGGCTGCAGTGGCAGATCCTGCTGGCCGACGCCACTGGCCTTCCGGCTGTTGCCCGGCTGGTGGAGCAGACGCCGCCGGGTGTCCGGACGCGTGTGCTGATCGAGGTTGAGGACCCGTCGCACCAGCAGGAGCTGACGCTCGGCGCTGGAACGGAAGTCGCATGGATTCACGGCGGGAACGGCCACAGCCAGTCCCGGCTGGACGAGGTCCTCAAGAGCATGGAGTTCCCCGGCGGCGTCGGCTACATCTGGGTGGCCGGCGAGACCAAGGTGCTGCGTGGGATCCGCAAGTACCTTCGGCACGAAAAGAAGCTCACGCCCGAGTCCTACAAGCTGATCGGCTACTGGACGGACAAGAGCGAAGCCTGGGAAGAGCGCTGGGAAAACCTCGACGCCGAAACCCGGCGCTGGTTCGACGACCTCTGGTCCAACGAGAAGCGGGATCGCGAGGAAATCGTGGACCTGCAGGACGCCAAGTTCGAATTGCTGGGCCTCTAA
- a CDS encoding Fe(3+)-siderophore ABC transporter permease, which yields MASGTMVPRSVAPQAQDAAPVSAQDARQGGPRPAGLAGVNRYRFLGLLGAVAVLALVLWLSLVVGSKDVDMAKLWPAITAYDGSPEHVIIHDLRLPRTVTGVVVGIALGLSGALIQALTRNPLADPGILGVNAGAGFFVVLGVALFGVTSIQDYIWFSFAGAVVATVAVYFIGSRGRGGATPLRLTLAGVALGAVLGGISSGITLLRPAVFDSMRSWSAGTLNNRTWEIFTTVASFILVGTLIALAMARPLNAVAMGDDTARSLGANIVRTRIWTIVSVTLLCGAATAAAGPIGFVGLMVPHVARWIVGPDQRWILAYTLVLSPVLLLVSDILGRLVLRPGEMQVGIITAFVGAPVLIWLIRRRKVSTL from the coding sequence ATGGCGTCCGGAACCATGGTGCCGCGTTCTGTTGCACCTCAAGCGCAGGACGCGGCACCGGTTTCTGCCCAGGACGCGCGCCAGGGTGGTCCACGCCCAGCGGGCTTGGCGGGCGTGAACCGGTACCGGTTCCTGGGGTTGCTGGGGGCGGTCGCCGTGCTGGCCCTGGTTCTCTGGTTGAGCCTGGTGGTGGGCTCCAAAGACGTGGACATGGCCAAGCTGTGGCCCGCGATCACCGCATACGACGGCTCGCCGGAACACGTGATCATCCACGACCTCCGCCTGCCCCGAACCGTCACCGGCGTGGTGGTGGGCATTGCCCTGGGACTGTCCGGGGCACTGATCCAGGCGCTGACACGCAACCCGTTGGCGGACCCCGGCATCCTGGGCGTCAACGCTGGTGCGGGCTTCTTCGTGGTCCTGGGAGTGGCACTTTTCGGAGTGACCAGCATCCAGGACTACATCTGGTTCTCCTTCGCCGGTGCCGTGGTGGCCACTGTGGCTGTGTACTTCATAGGGTCGCGGGGCAGGGGAGGGGCAACCCCGCTCCGACTCACCCTTGCCGGAGTTGCCCTGGGAGCAGTCCTGGGCGGTATTTCGTCCGGCATCACGCTCCTGCGCCCCGCCGTTTTCGACAGCATGCGCAGTTGGAGCGCGGGTACTTTGAACAACCGCACATGGGAAATCTTCACCACCGTGGCATCGTTCATCCTGGTTGGAACCCTCATCGCCCTCGCCATGGCCCGACCCTTGAACGCCGTTGCCATGGGTGACGATACCGCCAGGTCGCTTGGTGCCAACATTGTGCGAACCCGGATCTGGACCATCGTCTCAGTCACCCTGCTCTGCGGCGCCGCGACGGCAGCCGCCGGCCCTATCGGATTCGTAGGGCTCATGGTCCCGCACGTCGCCCGGTGGATCGTTGGGCCGGACCAGCGCTGGATCCTGGCCTACACCCTGGTGCTCTCGCCCGTGCTGCTCCTGGTGTCCGACATTCTTGGCAGGCTCGTTCTCCGCCCCGGCGAAATGCAGGTAGGAATCATCACCGCATTCGTTGGCGCACCCGTCCTCATCTGGCTCATTCGACGCCGGAAAGTGAGCACGCTATGA
- a CDS encoding iron chelate uptake ABC transporter family permease subunit, protein MTSVDQATSADRASSIDFGRRTFAVRHFGGRVSLRVDVRTLVVTAVLFAAALALAVVALGLGEFRVAVPDVVSALLGHSSGAVHMVVVEWRLPRVLLALLLGAAMGVSGAIFQSLTRNALGSPDVIGFNTGAYTGALVVILLMGGGYFAVSAGALVGGLVTAALVYLFAFKKGIQGFRLIIAGIAVSAMLASVNTFMILKASLEQAMSAAVWGAGSLNKITWDQVLPVVIVFVVLLAVLSLYGRRLGLLEMGDDAARALGVRLEGSRLVLAVVGVALTAMVTAAAGPIAFVSLAAPQLARRLTRSASVGMVPSAAMGAFLLVASDIVAQNLFAPIQLPVGVVTVSIGGCYLVWLLAREVKRQ, encoded by the coding sequence ATGACATCGGTTGATCAGGCGACGTCCGCTGATCGTGCGTCTTCCATCGACTTCGGTCGTCGCACCTTCGCCGTTCGCCATTTTGGCGGACGCGTCTCACTTCGCGTCGACGTCCGCACCCTGGTTGTCACCGCCGTCCTGTTTGCCGCCGCACTGGCGCTCGCCGTCGTCGCCCTTGGCCTGGGCGAGTTCAGAGTTGCGGTACCGGACGTTGTTTCGGCGCTGCTGGGGCACTCCAGCGGTGCCGTGCACATGGTGGTGGTGGAGTGGAGATTGCCCCGCGTCCTCCTGGCCCTGTTGTTGGGGGCGGCCATGGGGGTCAGCGGGGCAATCTTCCAATCGCTGACCCGCAACGCGCTGGGAAGCCCGGACGTGATCGGTTTCAACACCGGCGCCTACACGGGAGCGCTGGTGGTCATCCTGTTGATGGGCGGCGGCTACTTTGCCGTGTCTGCCGGTGCGCTGGTGGGCGGGCTGGTGACTGCCGCACTGGTTTACTTGTTCGCCTTCAAGAAGGGCATCCAAGGTTTTCGGCTCATCATTGCCGGCATCGCAGTGAGCGCCATGTTGGCGTCGGTGAACACCTTCATGATCCTCAAGGCGTCCTTGGAGCAGGCCATGTCCGCTGCCGTCTGGGGTGCCGGGTCCCTGAACAAGATCACATGGGACCAAGTTCTGCCTGTGGTGATCGTGTTCGTGGTGCTGCTGGCGGTGCTGTCATTGTACGGGCGGCGGTTGGGGCTCCTGGAGATGGGCGACGACGCCGCCCGGGCCTTGGGCGTCCGGCTGGAAGGCTCGCGGCTGGTCCTCGCAGTGGTGGGCGTGGCTTTGACCGCGATGGTCACCGCCGCGGCTGGTCCCATTGCCTTTGTTTCTTTGGCGGCACCACAGCTGGCCCGCCGCCTGACCCGTTCCGCTTCCGTGGGAATGGTTCCCTCTGCCGCCATGGGTGCATTCCTCCTGGTGGCCAGCGACATCGTGGCGCAGAACCTTTTCGCGCCGATCCAACTGCCCGTGGGCGTAGTGACCGTCAGCATCGGTGGCTGCTACCTCGTGTGGCTCCTTGCCCGTGAGGTGAAGCGGCAATGA
- a CDS encoding ABC transporter ATP-binding protein, with product MTDVVLETVPVPGLAPVAARLSAENVSLGYAGRTVSSALDVRIPDGEFTVIVGPNACGKSTLLRALSRLLEPSSGSVLLDGKSISSYGAKEVARRLGLLPQTSIAPDGITVADLVARGRYPHQKLLRQWSEADEAAVVAALEATNVTSLSGRLVDELSGGQRQRVWVAMVLAQQTPLLLLDEPTTFLDIAHQIELLELFRRLNGEGNTLVAVLHDLNHACRYATHLIAMKDGAVVAEGRPADVVTAELVEHVFGLPCIVIDDPVSHTPLVIPLGS from the coding sequence ATGACTGACGTGGTGCTTGAAACGGTTCCTGTTCCTGGGTTGGCGCCGGTTGCCGCACGCCTCAGCGCCGAGAACGTGAGCCTGGGTTACGCGGGCCGCACTGTGTCTTCGGCGCTGGACGTGCGGATTCCCGACGGCGAATTCACGGTCATCGTGGGCCCCAATGCCTGCGGTAAATCGACGCTGCTGCGGGCGCTGTCCCGGCTGCTGGAGCCCAGCTCCGGGTCCGTGCTGTTGGACGGCAAGAGCATCTCGTCCTACGGTGCCAAGGAGGTGGCCCGACGTCTGGGTTTGTTGCCGCAAACCTCCATTGCGCCCGACGGGATCACCGTGGCGGACCTCGTTGCCAGGGGGCGCTACCCGCACCAGAAGTTGCTGCGTCAGTGGTCTGAGGCAGATGAGGCCGCGGTCGTTGCCGCCCTGGAGGCCACCAACGTGACCTCGCTGTCCGGCCGATTGGTGGACGAACTCTCCGGCGGGCAGCGGCAGCGCGTGTGGGTGGCCATGGTCCTCGCTCAGCAAACCCCGCTGCTCCTGTTGGATGAGCCCACCACGTTCCTTGATATCGCGCACCAGATCGAGCTTCTGGAGTTGTTCCGGCGCCTCAATGGCGAAGGCAACACCCTGGTGGCCGTGCTCCACGACCTCAACCACGCCTGCCGCTATGCCACCCACCTGATCGCGATGAAGGACGGCGCAGTGGTTGCCGAGGGCCGGCCCGCCGATGTTGTGACGGCCGAGCTGGTGGAGCACGTGTTCGGGCTGCCGTGCATCGTGATCGACGATCCCGTGAGCCACACGCCGCTGGTGATCCCGCTGGGGTCTTGA
- a CDS encoding LysR family transcriptional regulator: MKPNPDDLLIFLAVSRSGRFTTAAQALGLNHTTVSRRIAALEKALGGRVLARAAGGWEVTELGTEAVQAAERIEAAVGTLGPSDRAPDPITGVVRMTATDGFSAYIAAPAVARLRRAHPGLSFEIVTVTRRALQQRSGLDIEVVVGTPQVHRAQAIRLGEYRLGMYASRAYLTDHGSPASVEELTEHQLVYFVDSMLQVDDLDAPRRLVPTMRDGLSSTNVFVHVEATRAGAGIGFLPCFMADRHADLVRLLPSDFAELLPYWMVLRPDSMRRPAVAAVVQALREETENRREELLGAG, encoded by the coding sequence ATGAAGCCGAATCCCGATGACCTTCTCATCTTCCTGGCCGTCTCACGTTCAGGAAGATTCACGACGGCGGCCCAAGCCTTGGGGCTCAACCACACCACCGTTTCGCGCAGGATAGCGGCGCTGGAGAAGGCGCTGGGCGGCAGGGTCCTTGCACGAGCAGCCGGTGGTTGGGAGGTGACGGAGTTGGGCACCGAAGCCGTGCAGGCCGCAGAGCGAATCGAAGCTGCGGTGGGCACGCTGGGACCCAGCGACCGCGCACCAGACCCGATTACCGGCGTCGTGCGCATGACCGCGACCGATGGCTTCAGCGCATATATCGCGGCCCCAGCGGTGGCGCGCTTGCGGAGGGCGCACCCCGGGCTGAGTTTCGAGATCGTGACAGTGACCCGGCGGGCATTGCAGCAGCGGTCCGGTTTGGACATCGAGGTGGTGGTCGGGACGCCGCAGGTGCACCGTGCCCAAGCGATCAGGCTCGGCGAATACCGGCTGGGAATGTACGCGTCCCGCGCGTACTTGACGGACCACGGGTCACCCGCCAGCGTCGAAGAGCTCACGGAGCACCAACTGGTCTACTTCGTGGATTCCATGCTGCAAGTGGACGACCTGGATGCGCCCCGCAGGTTGGTCCCGACCATGCGCGACGGGCTGAGCTCCACCAATGTGTTCGTCCACGTCGAGGCCACCCGGGCAGGGGCAGGCATCGGGTTCCTGCCGTGCTTCATGGCCGATCGGCACGCGGATTTGGTGCGGCTCCTGCCGTCGGACTTCGCCGAGCTCCTCCCCTACTGGATGGTCCTCCGCCCGGACTCCATGCGCCGCCCCGCGGTAGCCGCCGTCGTGCAGGCCTTGCGTGAAGAGACGGAGAACCGGCGGGAGGAGTTGTTGGGCGCAGGCTGA
- a CDS encoding MFS transporter, with product MSVEQRSASRAGKDAGKGSGLKKIVAASMVGTVVEWYEFFLYATAATLVFGKYFFPSTGNELDGIIQAFITYAVGFVARPLGGIVFGQIGDKLGRKPTLQLTIVIVGVSTFLMGCLPGFMEIGYWAPAMLVALRFIQGFALGGEWGGAVLLVAEHSPNKSRGFWSSWPQAAVPVGNLLATLVLFVMSTTLSSEAFLGWGWRVAFWLSAVIVFVGYYIRTHVTEAPIFLEAKAQVEESKAISYGVGEVIRKYPKGILQAMGLRFAENIMYYLVVSFAIVYLKSVHKYDTSSLLMALLIAHVIHFLVIPQVGRLVDSWGRKPVYLVGAIAGATWPFFAFPMFDTRNAVVIVLAVTIGLCLHAFMYAGQPAIMSELFPTRMRYSGVSLGSQVTSIFAGSLAPLLATQWLKDTGSWVPTAIYLVVACAITVVAVVSLKETKGIALQEVDEADAIRHGLVTSSASKG from the coding sequence ATGAGCGTAGAGCAGCGCTCCGCATCAAGAGCCGGGAAAGACGCCGGCAAGGGCTCCGGCCTGAAGAAGATCGTCGCGGCGTCGATGGTGGGCACCGTGGTGGAGTGGTACGAGTTCTTCCTGTACGCCACCGCCGCCACCCTGGTATTCGGCAAGTACTTCTTCCCCAGCACGGGCAACGAACTGGACGGCATCATTCAGGCGTTCATCACCTACGCTGTGGGTTTCGTAGCCCGGCCACTCGGCGGAATCGTGTTCGGCCAGATCGGTGACAAACTCGGCCGCAAGCCCACCCTGCAGCTGACCATCGTGATCGTGGGCGTCTCCACCTTCCTGATGGGCTGCCTCCCTGGCTTCATGGAAATCGGGTACTGGGCACCGGCCATGCTGGTGGCTCTCCGCTTCATCCAGGGCTTCGCGCTCGGCGGGGAATGGGGCGGCGCCGTTCTGCTCGTGGCTGAGCACAGCCCCAACAAGTCCCGCGGCTTCTGGTCCTCATGGCCACAGGCTGCCGTGCCGGTGGGCAACCTCCTGGCCACCCTGGTCCTGTTCGTCATGTCCACCACGCTCAGCAGCGAGGCCTTCCTCGGCTGGGGCTGGCGCGTCGCGTTCTGGCTGTCTGCCGTGATCGTGTTCGTTGGCTACTACATCCGTACCCACGTCACCGAAGCCCCGATCTTCCTTGAGGCCAAGGCGCAGGTGGAGGAGTCCAAGGCCATCAGCTACGGCGTGGGCGAGGTCATCCGCAAGTACCCCAAGGGAATCCTCCAGGCCATGGGCCTGCGCTTCGCGGAGAACATCATGTACTACCTGGTGGTGAGCTTCGCGATCGTCTACCTCAAGAGCGTCCACAAGTACGACACGTCCTCGCTCCTGATGGCACTGCTGATCGCCCACGTCATCCACTTCCTGGTCATTCCCCAGGTGGGACGACTGGTGGATTCATGGGGACGCAAGCCCGTGTACCTGGTTGGCGCGATCGCCGGTGCAACCTGGCCGTTCTTCGCCTTCCCCATGTTCGACACCAGGAACGCTGTGGTGATCGTGCTCGCCGTGACCATCGGCCTCTGCCTGCATGCCTTCATGTACGCCGGGCAGCCGGCCATCATGTCCGAGCTCTTCCCCACCCGCATGCGCTACTCCGGCGTTTCCCTCGGCTCGCAGGTCACGTCGATCTTCGCCGGCTCACTCGCGCCGCTCCTGGCGACCCAGTGGCTCAAGGACACCGGCTCATGGGTTCCCACCGCGATCTATCTTGTGGTCGCGTGCGCCATCACCGTCGTCGCCGTCGTTTCGCTCAAGGAAACCAAGGGCATCGCGCTCCAAGAGGTGGACGAGGCCGACGCGATCCGGCACGGGCTGGTTACTTCATCCGCTTCGAAAGGCTAG
- a CDS encoding 3-hydroxybutyrate dehydrogenase, translated as MDNSLNGRKALVTGGASGIGAACARALAARGAKVVVADVDASGAAALADELGGTAWTVDLLDVDALAALSLDCDILVNNAGIQKVAPIEEFEPAEFRRILALMLEAPFLLIRAALPHMYANGFGRIINISSVHGLRASAYKSAYVSAKHGLEGLSKVTALEGGEHGVTSNCINPGYVRTPLVEKQIADQARLHGIPEAEVLAKVMLTESAVKRLVEVEEVASLAAWMASDDAGMVTGASYTMDGGWSAR; from the coding sequence ATGGACAACTCCCTGAACGGACGCAAAGCCCTGGTGACCGGTGGCGCGAGCGGAATCGGGGCCGCCTGTGCCCGGGCCCTCGCCGCCCGCGGGGCGAAGGTAGTAGTGGCCGACGTCGATGCCTCCGGAGCCGCGGCCTTGGCCGACGAGCTGGGCGGCACCGCCTGGACGGTTGATCTGCTGGACGTGGACGCCCTGGCCGCACTGAGCCTCGACTGCGACATCCTGGTCAACAACGCCGGCATCCAGAAGGTCGCGCCGATCGAGGAGTTTGAACCCGCGGAGTTCCGGCGGATCCTGGCCCTGATGCTGGAGGCTCCGTTCCTCCTCATCAGGGCCGCGCTCCCGCATATGTATGCCAACGGGTTCGGCCGGATCATCAATATCTCATCGGTCCACGGCCTCCGGGCCTCCGCCTACAAGAGCGCGTACGTCTCCGCCAAGCACGGCCTTGAGGGACTCAGCAAGGTCACTGCCTTGGAGGGTGGCGAGCACGGCGTCACGTCCAACTGCATCAACCCGGGCTACGTACGCACGCCGTTGGTGGAGAAGCAGATCGCCGACCAGGCCCGGCTCCACGGCATCCCCGAGGCCGAAGTCCTGGCCAAAGTGATGCTGACGGAGTCCGCGGTCAAGCGCCTGGTGGAGGTGGAGGAAGTTGCGTCGCTGGCAGCCTGGATGGCCTCCGACGACGCCGGCATGGTCACCGGCGCGAGCTACACCATGGACGGTGGTTGGTCGGCCCGGTAG